In the Candidatus Delongbacteria bacterium genome, ACGATATTGTCTTTATTGTTGCATTCAATCTGGTGAATGCACCAGATTGAATCAGCTTCACCGACCTTGCAGTCGGAATTCCGCTGGTGATAGTGTTTTTATACTAAGAACATGGTTTTGAAGAGAAGATGGTTTTAACTTCTTTTCTTCTCTTACAAAACAAGAACCTCAAAGGTATCTTTCACCGATGTAGACTTATCCTTGCAAAGCAAGGTATTTGCGGGATCTTTTTTTTCGTTTGTTAACGATAGAAATTATTAAGGACAAGAAAACGACCTAAAGCGAGGTTTCCTAATCAATGATATCTTCAATTTTCCCTTCGCAAAATCCTATTATTGCAGCAGGCATGAGGTGAGCAATAATTATCAATGATACAATTGTGACAATGCTCAAAGAATATTCATAGACAGATGCTATTAAGAGAATTGTTAAAACTACTATTGAAAAACAGGAATAACCATGACGTAATGAATAACTGATGATTAGGATTTCTCTTTCATCCAGTTTTTCAAGAGGCTGATGTGTAAATTTATACAATCCGCTCTTAAAGAAAGAAGTAAACACGAAAATTAGAAAGGTTGTGAGAGTTATTATTTCTCCGGATATAACTATAATAGACCAGCCACTATTTTTTCCAAACTCAAAAAGAAGTATCACCAAAAAAAGAGATACGAAACATAGAATAATTTCGGTTTTCAATCTATTCATTTTCTTCCTCCTTCATTGTTTCTTTCAATATTTCTGTAATTGACTTGAAAGGTTTTGTAGAAAAAATCATCTCTATAGGCAATTCAAAAAGTTCCGATATTCTAAAAGCAAGATCGAGACTGGGATTGTATTCTTCCCTTTCCAGATATCCAATAGTCTGAAAATTGACACCAATTAATTCTGCCAATTTTCTTCTAGAGATCTCCTTTTCGATTCGTAATATCGCGATTCTATTATATAATTTTCTACTATCCATATAAATAATATAATTACTTATAGTATATTTACAACATTAAAAAATATTAAAGTGTTTTTTTATTTACAAATTTTCTTTTTAGATACACTTTATTAAATAAAATCAAAATGAAAGAAAGTTATGATAGAAAACAATGAGTTTTTAGTAAAAGAAAGAGTTAATCTACTAAAATTAACTGACATATATGATGTATTTGATCCTCAATCGGGTACACAAGTTGCCATCGCAAAAGAAGATCCGGGGATTTTCTCGATCTTATTGAGATTTATAATGAAAAAATTTCAACTTCCAACAAATGTTTACGTTTATGAAGGTGATAATTACGAGGATAGTTCTAAATTACTTTTCTCAATCAAAAGAGGTTTTGTTTTTTTAAGATCTAAAGTTGAAGTTCTTGATTCTAATGGAAATTTACTTGGATGGTTTAAAAGTCGTTTGTTAACCATTGGTGGAGCTTTTGATGTGTTTGACTCTTCTGGGAATATCATTGCTTCTTTGGAGGGTGATTGGATTGGGTGGAATTTTAATTTTATAAACAGAAATGGGCAACAAATTGGCAATGTGACAAAAAAATGGTCTGGTATAGGAAAAGAGATGTTTACAACTGCGGATAATTATATGATTTCACTTTCGAGCCAAGATAGTGTCGAGAGAAAATTATTGATGCTCGCAGCAGCTTTAGCAATTGATATAGTTTACAAAGAATCATAATAGAGGCTCATTTGATTGGTATATTTTCGTGGTTTGGTATAGACCTGCCTTTTGAACAGAGAATTAAGTTGATTAAAAAGGCTGGTTTTGATGCAACCTCTATTTGGTTGGGAGACGAAGAGAAAAGCTGTATTTCTGACGATTTTGCTTCAATAGTACATCAAAACAACTTATATCTGGAAAACGCTCATGCTCCATACAACAAGGCAAATTTATTATGGAATAGAAACTCTGTAAATCATGCTATTGATGAATATTCAAAATGTATAGAGTATTGTTCAAAAAATAGAATTGAAATTCTTGTAATACACCCTTCAAAAGGAAATTATAAAATTGAGAATAATGAATGTGGTCTGGATGCTTTATCAGTACTAACAACTTTTGGTAAAAAGAATAATGTTAGAATTGCAGTGGAAAATACAAGGCAAAATCATATTCTCGACTTAATTTTTGAGAATTTAAACGATATTTATTTCTGCTTTGACTCATCACACGATAATCTTTACAGTGAGAAGAAGTTTGCCCTTCTAACAAAATTCTCTGACAGGTTGATTTGTGTTCATTTGTCTGACAATCATGGAATAAAAGATGATCATATTCTACCCTTCGAAGGAGTAATAGACTGGGATCTGTTTGTTGACTATCTTCCTAAAAAATTTGCAGGTGTCTATAATCTTGAAGTTGTTGACAATAAAAAAAATAGTCCGGATGAATTTCTTCTTGCTGCGAGAAGTAGAATAGAATTAATCAAAAAACAGATAATACGAAAGAACAAACTTGGTTAAGCAACAACTCATAAAATTGTTAAAAATTCATACCAAGCTATACATCCTCTAAAAGATAGAGGATTTCGTCTCTACTTAACTATTCTTATACATTCTATTCTTGGTCTGGCATTTTCCACGGTACTTATCAGTTTGTTCTTTTTTTCAAGTAAAACATCAATCTCTTTTCCAAAAATATCGTTGTTATATTTATTAAGTTTTCTATATCTATCGATCTCTTTATCCAAATCAGACTCTATTCTAGCCTTTGCTAAGTTGATAAAATCCAATGATTTTTTGTCTGCAAATTTCTCAATCTTTTCCATCATTGAAGGAATATAAAAATCGTAAACAATTTGATATTCCTCAGAGCAAAAATTATCGAATTCCATTGTTGAGGAATTTATAAGATCAAAGCTGTAATCTTCAGAAAGATCTCTAAAATTATTGTCCATAACTATTCGAATCGGTTTGAAAGGTAAATATTTGTTTACATTTAAATTTCTTGATACGGGTGTTTCCAAGATGAAAAATAGTTCAATGACTAGATTTGACATTTTTGATTTTTTCCACTCCACGATTGTCGCATTTCCAGAATCGCTGCTTAGAAAAAGATCCAGAGAATCTCTTACCATGAAATGCTCTGGAGTTATATATTCAGTGTATGGAGAGTAAAGTGATTTTTCTCTTGAAAAAGATAGGATTAAAGTTTCATCTTTAACCATTGGTAATGGGAAATCATTGTCTGGAATCAGATTTAGGTCAATCGAATAATTATGTTTATCAGTTTCCTCGTAAAAAAAATGATAGTAATCTAAAAGTTTTAGGATGTACTCTTCAAAATCTTTGTCCACCAGACTATGCTTAATATTTGTCAGAAGCTTTTTAACTGCTTTCTCGTTGAATGAGTTTATTTCAATAAGTTTGTCTCTTCCATCTCTGATTTTTTTCGAAATCTCATCTTTAATACGTTTTGTCTTTATCAGAAAAATCTCAAGTTTTGTTTCATCAAACTTAGTAATCAATTCTATCAACTCAGTAGAAAGAGTACTGTAGATTTCTGCAGTTCCATGGATGTAATAATCAAAATAATTTAAACCTTCATTGTACCATTTAAGTAAAATTTCTTCGTGAGAATTCTTATAATATGGAATAAAAATTTTAATCTTATGGATTTGTCCTATTCTATCGATCCGACCTATTCTTTGTTGTAAAAGTTCAGGATTCAAAGGTAAATCGAACAAGATAAGATTGTTGATAAATTGGAAGTTTCTTCCCTCACTGCCAAGTTCAGATGATATTAAAAGCTTAATATCACTATTGGTCATGAATGAATAAACCTGTTTATCCCTGATCACCGGGTCTATCTCTTCATGAAACATCAATGGTTCTACATCAAAAATTTCACCTAAAAATCTATGCAATAATTTAACTTTTGAGATAGAATTACAGATTAGAAGGAACTTCTCTTTATGATGATTAGATAAAAAATCTTTCAACCATTTAACTTTTGCAAAATCTATGAAACGCTCATCGGCTTTAACTTCAATATTTTTAAATAAAGAATTGAACTCCTTTTTTAGCAAACTTTTCTCAAAATCATTTGGATCAAACTGAAAATATTCAATATTTTTCTTACTGTGAATATTTACCCGATCCTTCATGTTTCTAAAAATAGTTCTTCCAGAACCATAAATATCCACAATATTATCAATAAGTTTTTCATATTTAGAAGAATCACTTAAAATAGTTTCAATTTCACGTTTACTTTTTTTCCCAGACACAGATTTTAATACTTCAAACTCATCATTACTTATACTCACAATTTCTTTTGAGTAAATCTTATCAATTAAGGTAGAGATCTTTATATAGTTATTCTCTAATTTTTTAAATTCTTCAAGATTTGAGTATTTTTCTGGATCAATGAGGTGCAGATTGAAAAAATGATCTTCGTAACTGCTTTTTTCAGGAGTAGCCGTCAATAACAACATTCCATAAGATAATTTACTAAGTTCTCTTATCAAGCTATATTCCTTACTCTTATGATGGAGGTTGTGAATTTCATCAATCACAACTAAGTCCCAATCTCCTTCTAAAACAAAATCAGTGATGATTTTATCTGATGTTAAAAAATTCATTTCTGTGATGTAAAGCTGGTCATGAGAAAAAGGATTAATTTTAACTTTTGACAGTTCTGGTTCTGTTAAATTATTTTCGGCTTTTATATATTCAATATCAAAAACCTTGAATCGTAAATTGAATTTCTGAACTAATTCAATTAACCATTGAAAAACAAGTTGATCTGGAACAATTATCAATACTCTACCAATCTCTTTTGTTAAAATGAGTTTCTGAATAATCAAACAGGCTTCGATGGTTTTTCCAAGACCTGTGTCGTCTGAGAGCAAAGCTCTTGGTTGAGGTAAAGATGTAACTTTATCGGCAATATAGAGTTGGTGAGGCATTAATTCTATTTTGCCCGACAGATAACCAAAACTTTGATTTTGATAAATCTTTTCCTTTAAAAGGATTGATTCGACTCTAAGCTTATAATTTTCATTATTATCAAAAGTGCCAGCTTCTACTTTTTTCATAGGTTCAGAGTTTGACAAATTGTCTGCTATTTCAGATTCATGAATTGAATTATTTTTACATTTATAGGTTAAAACTCCATCATTCTCCATTATTTCAATAACAATATCTTCTCTATTATCATTAGTTCTTATTTTTTTTCCAACTTCAAAAATTACTCTTCTTAAAGGAGCGGATTCGATATTGTATTTTCGAGTACTACTAGCGGCAGGAAAAAGTACATCAACAGAATTATTACTCGTATTCAGAATGATGCCCAAACCAAGCTCAGGTTCAGTAAGGCTCACCCATCTTTGCCCGAATATAAAATTATTATAATCCATTTTGTACTCCTCAATATTTGCTTCAATATCGGATAAATAGATGATAAATGCCAGATTGAAAGGTAAAAAGCTGCGAGATTTAAGACGTTAAGGCTAAATACTCGCATTTCCTAGTTTGTTGTAAGTGTTATAATATAAATATAAAAGCATGGGTGTTGGGACTGACTTTTTACTAAAAAGTCAGACAAAAAGGTCAATCTTTTTATAAAGATTGATCAAAATCGATTACATTTTAGGAGAGTACTATCGTCACTTTACCATTCAAATGCTACGCATTTGAACCGGCTCCAGCGATTACCTTGCTACGCAAGGATAAGCCTACGCCGGTGCAAGATACCTTTGAGATGTGGTTTTCTGAGAGAAGAAAAATCTTTTCTTCAAAACTATACACTAAAAGATAAAACACCATCACCAGCGGAATTCTAACCGCGAGGTTAGTGGAGCTGGTTCAATCTGGAGTA is a window encoding:
- a CDS encoding sugar phosphate isomerase/epimerase, which produces MIGIFSWFGIDLPFEQRIKLIKKAGFDATSIWLGDEEKSCISDDFASIVHQNNLYLENAHAPYNKANLLWNRNSVNHAIDEYSKCIEYCSKNRIEILVIHPSKGNYKIENNECGLDALSVLTTFGKKNNVRIAVENTRQNHILDLIFENLNDIYFCFDSSHDNLYSEKKFALLTKFSDRLICVHLSDNHGIKDDHILPFEGVIDWDLFVDYLPKKFAGVYNLEVVDNKKNSPDEFLLAARSRIELIKKQIIRKNKLG
- a CDS encoding helix-turn-helix domain-containing protein → MDSRKLYNRIAILRIEKEISRRKLAELIGVNFQTIGYLEREEYNPSLDLAFRISELFELPIEMIFSTKPFKSITEILKETMKEEENE
- the rapA gene encoding RNA polymerase-associated protein RapA, yielding MDYNNFIFGQRWVSLTEPELGLGIILNTSNNSVDVLFPAASSTRKYNIESAPLRRVIFEVGKKIRTNDNREDIVIEIMENDGVLTYKCKNNSIHESEIADNLSNSEPMKKVEAGTFDNNENYKLRVESILLKEKIYQNQSFGYLSGKIELMPHQLYIADKVTSLPQPRALLSDDTGLGKTIEACLIIQKLILTKEIGRVLIIVPDQLVFQWLIELVQKFNLRFKVFDIEYIKAENNLTEPELSKVKINPFSHDQLYITEMNFLTSDKIITDFVLEGDWDLVVIDEIHNLHHKSKEYSLIRELSKLSYGMLLLTATPEKSSYEDHFFNLHLIDPEKYSNLEEFKKLENNYIKISTLIDKIYSKEIVSISNDEFEVLKSVSGKKSKREIETILSDSSKYEKLIDNIVDIYGSGRTIFRNMKDRVNIHSKKNIEYFQFDPNDFEKSLLKKEFNSLFKNIEVKADERFIDFAKVKWLKDFLSNHHKEKFLLICNSISKVKLLHRFLGEIFDVEPLMFHEEIDPVIRDKQVYSFMTNSDIKLLISSELGSEGRNFQFINNLILFDLPLNPELLQQRIGRIDRIGQIHKIKIFIPYYKNSHEEILLKWYNEGLNYFDYYIHGTAEIYSTLSTELIELITKFDETKLEIFLIKTKRIKDEISKKIRDGRDKLIEINSFNEKAVKKLLTNIKHSLVDKDFEEYILKLLDYYHFFYEETDKHNYSIDLNLIPDNDFPLPMVKDETLILSFSREKSLYSPYTEYITPEHFMVRDSLDLFLSSDSGNATIVEWKKSKMSNLVIELFFILETPVSRNLNVNKYLPFKPIRIVMDNNFRDLSEDYSFDLINSSTMEFDNFCSEEYQIVYDFYIPSMMEKIEKFADKKSLDFINLAKARIESDLDKEIDRYRKLNKYNNDIFGKEIDVLLEKKNKLISTVENARPRIECIRIVK
- a CDS encoding oxidoreductase; protein product: MIENNEFLVKERVNLLKLTDIYDVFDPQSGTQVAIAKEDPGIFSILLRFIMKKFQLPTNVYVYEGDNYEDSSKLLFSIKRGFVFLRSKVEVLDSNGNLLGWFKSRLLTIGGAFDVFDSSGNIIASLEGDWIGWNFNFINRNGQQIGNVTKKWSGIGKEMFTTADNYMISLSSQDSVERKLLMLAAALAIDIVYKES